A single genomic interval of Nonomuraea rubra harbors:
- a CDS encoding SAM-dependent methyltransferase yields the protein MERNLISHHAHADHPIAAPVSEGHLERLLTRAKLPARARILDLGCGEAAWLVRALSLYPDATADGVDLSDTGFAGAAEEAGRRGVSDRLRLHHTPAAAFTGGEPYDLVLCVGATHAFGGLMPTLDAVRGHLRPSSGLALVGEGFWERPPSPEQLARFGAEPGEYADLAGTVARAENAGFATVYGHTSTPDEWDEYEWSWTGTLTRWALDHPGPDGEAALAAAREHRDLWLGGYRGFLGFVTLLLRQS from the coding sequence ATGGAACGCAACCTGATCAGTCACCACGCCCACGCTGACCACCCCATCGCCGCCCCCGTCAGCGAAGGTCACCTGGAGCGGCTGCTCACCCGGGCGAAGCTGCCGGCGCGGGCCCGCATCCTCGACCTGGGCTGCGGTGAGGCGGCGTGGCTGGTCAGGGCCCTGTCGCTGTATCCGGACGCGACGGCCGACGGGGTGGACCTCTCCGACACCGGGTTCGCCGGGGCCGCCGAGGAGGCCGGGCGCCGCGGGGTGTCCGACCGGCTGCGCCTGCACCACACCCCGGCCGCCGCGTTCACCGGCGGGGAGCCGTACGACCTGGTGTTGTGCGTCGGCGCGACGCACGCGTTCGGCGGGCTGATGCCGACCCTGGACGCCGTGCGCGGTCACCTGCGTCCCTCCTCCGGGCTCGCCCTGGTCGGTGAGGGCTTCTGGGAGCGGCCGCCCTCCCCCGAGCAGCTCGCCCGGTTCGGCGCCGAGCCCGGCGAGTACGCCGACCTGGCCGGGACGGTGGCGCGCGCGGAGAACGCCGGATTCGCCACCGTCTACGGTCACACCAGCACGCCCGACGAGTGGGACGAGTACGAGTGGTCCTGGACGGGCACGCTCACCCGCTGGGCCCTCGACCACCCGGGCCCGGACGGCGAGGCCGCGCTGGCCGCCGCCCGCGAGCACCGCGACCTGTGGCTCGGCGGTTACCGCGGCTTCCTCGGCTTCGTCACGCTGCTGCTGCGCCAGTCCTGA
- a CDS encoding FAD-binding oxidoreductase: MTNTDLRAAVRGRVLLPGDDAFEQAAKPWNLSVPQPVAAVVEAADAADVAAVARYAARTGLTVTAQPGGHGASGDTDGVILLRTGRLGGVEVRREERVARVGAGVKWGEVLAESGPLGLTGLAGSSPVVSVTGYTLGGGLSWFGRRYGFAADSVRSFDVVGADGEPATVTASSDPDLFWALRGGGGDFALVTAIEFDLHPAPALYGGRMIWPGHRTREVFEAFREITAEAPDELSVWFNRFQFPQAPPMVAVDAAFLGAEGDGRALLARLDKIGDVIADKRGPLPVANLGGITDEPTDPAPGRSRAELLTGLDDTAAKALLDTPLEPVLAVQVRHVGGALAAARPGAGPSGPMTEPYLLYLIGLALNPELSAAVGARQQRFADDLGALVSGRKPFTMLGPGERAAAAFTERDLARLRDLKRARDPRGVLRANFPVLA, translated from the coding sequence ATGACGAACACGGATCTGCGCGCCGCGGTACGAGGCCGGGTGCTGCTCCCCGGCGACGACGCCTTCGAGCAGGCGGCCAAGCCGTGGAACCTGTCCGTACCCCAGCCCGTGGCCGCCGTCGTCGAGGCCGCGGACGCCGCCGACGTGGCGGCCGTGGCCCGGTACGCGGCCAGGACCGGCCTGACGGTGACCGCCCAGCCCGGCGGCCACGGCGCGTCCGGCGACACCGACGGCGTCATCCTGCTGCGCACCGGCCGGCTGGGCGGCGTGGAGGTGCGCCGCGAGGAGCGGGTGGCCAGGGTGGGTGCCGGAGTGAAGTGGGGCGAGGTACTGGCCGAGTCGGGGCCGCTCGGCCTGACCGGGCTGGCGGGCAGCAGCCCCGTCGTGAGCGTGACCGGTTACACGCTGGGCGGCGGCCTGAGCTGGTTCGGCCGCAGGTACGGCTTCGCGGCCGACAGCGTGCGCTCGTTCGACGTGGTGGGGGCCGATGGCGAGCCGGCCACGGTGACCGCGAGCTCCGACCCGGACCTGTTCTGGGCACTGCGCGGCGGCGGTGGCGACTTCGCGCTGGTCACCGCGATCGAGTTCGACCTGCACCCGGCGCCCGCCCTGTACGGGGGCAGGATGATCTGGCCGGGGCACCGCACCCGCGAGGTGTTCGAGGCCTTCCGCGAGATCACCGCCGAGGCCCCGGACGAGCTGTCCGTGTGGTTCAACAGGTTCCAGTTCCCGCAGGCGCCGCCCATGGTGGCCGTGGACGCCGCCTTCCTCGGCGCGGAGGGTGACGGGCGCGCGCTGCTCGCCCGCCTCGACAAGATCGGCGACGTGATCGCCGACAAGCGCGGCCCGCTCCCCGTGGCGAACCTGGGCGGCATCACCGACGAGCCCACCGACCCGGCGCCCGGCCGCTCCCGCGCCGAGCTGCTCACCGGCCTGGACGACACGGCGGCCAAGGCGCTGCTGGACACGCCGCTGGAGCCGGTGCTCGCGGTGCAGGTCAGGCACGTGGGCGGGGCGCTGGCCGCCGCCCGCCCCGGCGCGGGGCCGAGCGGGCCGATGACCGAGCCGTACCTGCTCTACCTGATCGGCCTGGCGCTCAATCCAGAGCTGTCCGCGGCCGTCGGTGCCCGGCAGCAGCGGTTCGCCGACGACCTGGGGGCGCTGGTCAGCGGGCGCAAGCCGTTCACGATGCTGGGGCCGGGGGAGCGGGCGGCGGCGGCCTTCACCGAGCGGGACCTCGCCCGGCTGCGGGACCTCAAGCGGGCCCGCGACCCGCGCGGCGTCCTGCGCGCCAACTTCCCCGTCCTGGCCTGA
- a CDS encoding GNAT family N-acetyltransferase, with product MFATPLGDDGAVLRPLEPWRAEEFLAHMDRGREFIGRFIGLPDVVVDQASSRAFLQAYADKAAADTARIYGIWKDGTLVGGVLFRTMDVKMGTAEAGCWLEPAAAGKGLVTRAARVIIDWAVEERGIHRVEWLVAAANQASIAVARRLGMTRDGVLRESYLHRGERFDVEVWSVLAPDWRANKALTPGA from the coding sequence ATGTTCGCGACCCCTCTGGGAGATGACGGCGCGGTGCTGCGCCCGCTGGAGCCGTGGCGGGCCGAGGAGTTCCTGGCCCACATGGATCGCGGGCGGGAGTTCATCGGCAGGTTCATCGGGCTGCCCGACGTGGTCGTGGACCAGGCGTCGAGCCGGGCGTTCCTACAGGCGTACGCGGACAAGGCCGCCGCCGACACGGCCCGCATCTACGGCATCTGGAAGGACGGCACCCTGGTCGGCGGGGTGCTGTTCCGGACGATGGACGTCAAGATGGGCACCGCCGAGGCGGGCTGCTGGCTGGAGCCCGCCGCGGCGGGCAAGGGGCTCGTCACCAGGGCGGCCCGCGTGATCATCGACTGGGCCGTCGAGGAGCGCGGCATCCACCGGGTGGAGTGGCTCGTCGCGGCGGCCAACCAGGCCAGCATCGCCGTCGCCCGCCGGCTCGGCATGACCAGGGACGGCGTGCTGCGCGAGAGCTACCTGCACCGGGGCGAGCGGTTCGACGTGGAGGTCTGGTCCGTGCTCGCGCCGGACTGGCGCGCGAACAAGGCCCTCACCCCCGGCGCCTGA
- a CDS encoding TetR/AcrR family transcriptional regulator, protein MSGPAPPRRARRHDPGRRDRLIDAALGVIAERGVAGTTHREIARAADVPLGSMTYHFASLEEVLAEAFTRHADAVARVFDERLGAARDRGEATEAVIGLVSDSLLGSQHDLVLSVELYVAAARNPALRAVTQAWMARSRRALERHFDATTARELDALIKGLVLHSALSADPMTPAQIRHAILRYLR, encoded by the coding sequence GTGAGCGGTCCCGCCCCGCCGCGCCGGGCGCGGCGGCACGATCCCGGGCGGCGGGACCGGCTGATCGACGCCGCGCTGGGCGTCATCGCCGAGCGCGGCGTCGCCGGCACGACCCACCGGGAGATCGCCCGGGCCGCCGACGTGCCGCTGGGCTCGATGACGTACCACTTCGCGTCGCTGGAGGAGGTGCTCGCCGAGGCGTTCACCCGGCACGCCGACGCGGTGGCCCGCGTCTTCGACGAGCGCCTGGGCGCCGCCCGCGACCGCGGCGAGGCGACGGAGGCCGTCATCGGGCTGGTGTCGGACTCCCTGCTCGGCTCGCAGCACGATCTCGTGCTCTCGGTGGAGCTGTACGTGGCGGCGGCGCGCAACCCCGCGTTACGGGCCGTCACCCAGGCGTGGATGGCACGCAGCCGCCGGGCGCTGGAGCGTCACTTCGACGCCACCACCGCCCGGGAGCTCGACGCGCTCATCAAGGGGCTGGTCCTGCACAGCGCCCTGTCGGCCGACCCCATGACACCCGCGCAGATCCGCCACGCCATCCTCCGCTACCTGCGCTGA
- a CDS encoding sugar O-acetyltransferase: MTRDADGRTMRERMLAGDLYIADDPELAEHMLRAMDLMEAFNASSARDPQLRQRLLTELLGAVGEGTVIRPPLWVDYGSHLRIGARSFANYGLVALDVAAITIGDDVQIGSNVQLMTPTHPVDPDLRRAKWEAARPITIGDNVWLGSGAIVLAGVTIGENTVVGAGAVVTRDLPANVVAVGNPARVVRTIGPGTGTEAGPEAAGGA; the protein is encoded by the coding sequence ATGACACGCGACGCCGACGGCCGCACGATGCGCGAGCGCATGCTCGCCGGAGACCTTTACATCGCCGACGACCCGGAGCTGGCCGAGCACATGTTGCGGGCCATGGACCTGATGGAGGCTTTCAACGCGTCCTCGGCCCGCGATCCGCAGCTGCGGCAGCGGCTGCTCACCGAGCTGCTGGGGGCGGTCGGCGAGGGCACGGTGATCCGGCCGCCGCTGTGGGTCGACTACGGCAGCCACCTCCGCATCGGCGCCCGGTCGTTCGCCAACTACGGGCTCGTCGCGCTGGACGTGGCGGCGATCACCATCGGCGACGACGTGCAGATCGGGTCGAACGTGCAGCTCATGACGCCGACGCATCCCGTCGACCCGGACCTGCGCCGGGCCAAGTGGGAGGCCGCCCGGCCGATCACCATCGGCGACAACGTGTGGCTGGGCAGCGGGGCGATCGTCCTGGCCGGGGTCACGATCGGGGAGAACACGGTGGTCGGGGCCGGCGCGGTGGTCACCCGCGACCTGCCGGCGAACGTCGTCGCGGTCGGCAACCCCGCCCGCGTGGTCCGCACCATCGGACCGGGCACGGGCACCGAGGCAGGCCCTGAGGCGGCGGGCGGCGCGTGA
- a CDS encoding MFS transporter, which produces MTTVETRPGARAWLGLSVLSVATLLLAVDNTVLMLALPQLAADLGPSGTELLWITDVYGFMIAGFMITMGSLGDRIGRRRLLVIGAAAFGAASVVAAYSATTTMLIAARVLLGVSAAALGPSALALVAGLFPDARRRAMAIGVFTACFMGGAAAGPVIGGLLLESFWWGSVFLMAVPIMVLVVAGGLVLLPESAKGTGSGRLDLVSVGLSLGTVLPLVYGLKELAEDPGQVAAYVALGAGLLFCVAFVRRQGRLAEPLLDLRLFGDRSFTAALLILAGSMVVQGGVYLFMSQHLQLVEGLSPMAAGLWMAVPAVGLVAGSLASPLLAGVFRPGVVVGAGLVASAAGFAVVLAGDGLVALVGGVTVAFLGMAPVGALGLGLIVGAAPSERAGSASAMAESSGELGIALGIALLGSVGAAVYGGSVTSPQAGGSLSEALDAAAGLPPATAAALVAEARDAFGQGLLAVTAVGTVLVLVLAVLSLTLLRHLRPIGEQSHG; this is translated from the coding sequence ATGACGACTGTGGAAACCCGTCCCGGGGCGCGCGCGTGGCTGGGGCTCTCCGTGCTCAGCGTGGCCACGCTGCTGCTCGCCGTGGACAACACCGTACTGATGCTGGCACTCCCCCAGCTGGCCGCCGACCTGGGGCCCAGCGGGACCGAACTGTTGTGGATCACCGACGTGTACGGCTTCATGATCGCCGGATTCATGATCACCATGGGCTCGCTGGGCGACCGGATCGGGCGGCGCAGGCTCCTGGTGATCGGGGCGGCGGCGTTCGGAGCGGCGTCGGTCGTGGCCGCGTACTCCGCCACGACCACGATGCTGATCGCCGCCCGGGTGCTGCTGGGCGTGTCCGCCGCCGCGCTCGGGCCGTCGGCTCTGGCGCTGGTGGCCGGGCTGTTTCCGGACGCCAGGCGGCGGGCCATGGCCATCGGCGTGTTCACGGCGTGCTTCATGGGCGGGGCGGCGGCCGGGCCGGTGATCGGCGGGCTGCTGCTGGAGAGTTTCTGGTGGGGGTCGGTGTTCCTGATGGCGGTGCCGATCATGGTGCTGGTGGTGGCGGGCGGCCTGGTGCTGCTGCCGGAGTCCGCGAAGGGCACCGGCTCGGGGCGGCTCGACCTGGTCAGCGTGGGCCTGTCGCTGGGTACCGTGCTGCCGCTCGTGTACGGGCTGAAGGAGCTGGCCGAGGATCCCGGGCAGGTCGCCGCGTACGTGGCGCTCGGCGCCGGGCTGCTGTTCTGCGTGGCGTTCGTACGGCGGCAGGGCCGGCTGGCCGAGCCGCTGCTGGACCTGCGGCTGTTCGGCGACCGTTCGTTCACGGCGGCGCTGCTGATCCTGGCGGGCTCCATGGTGGTGCAGGGCGGCGTCTACCTGTTCATGAGCCAGCACCTGCAGCTCGTCGAGGGGCTCTCCCCGATGGCCGCCGGTCTGTGGATGGCGGTGCCGGCGGTGGGCCTGGTGGCCGGGTCCCTCGCCTCGCCGCTGCTCGCCGGGGTGTTCCGTCCCGGGGTGGTCGTGGGGGCGGGGCTCGTGGCGTCGGCGGCCGGGTTCGCCGTGGTCCTGGCGGGGGACGGGCTGGTGGCGCTGGTCGGAGGGGTCACGGTGGCGTTCCTCGGCATGGCGCCGGTGGGCGCTCTCGGGCTCGGGCTCATCGTCGGCGCGGCGCCGTCCGAGCGGGCCGGGTCGGCGTCGGCGATGGCGGAGAGCAGCGGCGAGCTGGGGATCGCCCTCGGCATCGCGCTGCTCGGCAGCGTCGGCGCCGCCGTGTACGGCGGCTCGGTCACCTCTCCGCAGGCGGGCGGCTCGCTGAGCGAGGCGCTCGACGCCGCCGCCGGCCTGCCGCCCGCCACGGCCGCGGCCCTGGTGGCGGAGGCGCGGGACGCGTTCGGCCAGGGCCTGCTCGCGGTCACGGCCGTCGGCACGGTCCTCGTGCTGGTGCTGGCCGTGCTCTCCCTGACGCTGCTGCGGCACCTGCGGCCCATCGGGGAACAGAGCCACGGCTGA
- a CDS encoding BTAD domain-containing putative transcriptional regulator — protein sequence MRFAILGPLEASTDEGRAVRVPELKVRALLACLLAHHGRAVPAERLIEGLWGPRQPGSPLGALRARVSQLRRALEEAEPGGRELVVTRPPGYLVGGDTDARRFQEAVERSRAAAEPGERAALLAEALSWWRGPAFADFADVPLVRGAALLLEEQRLAALEDYADVRLDLGQDASQVGELTELAAQHPARERFHALLMRALYRSGRQADALEVYRALRERLRDDLGLDPGPELVALHQAILEQSPGLRRPPRAPAPVPARLPRPLTGLVGRDEALAELVELPGTARLVTLTGAGGVGKSRLALEAAHRLAGGFGGGAYLVELSGVPAGSPPDVTDAVAAALGLRDDGGPADQGERIAAALATRRTLLVLDNCEHVVEPVAKLAELLLRTGPGIRVLATSREPLGLAGEVVRHVPPLDGAAAARLFVLRAAESEPGLVMDAGVVESICRRLDGIPLALELAAARVRSLGVRVLAERLDDRFRLLSAGRRAGPAHQRTLRAAIDWSWELLTEPERVVLRRLAVQAGGCTLEAAERVCAVPVPIPGGPPGDAGPRDLDPAEVVDLLGRLVDRSLVVRAGDRYRLLESVAAYALERLRAAGEHERVLRWYATYYTELAECAEAYRSGPARHHWVRRLDAEAANLRAALEAAQSLDDPSLAARLTGSLGWYRIHSGRAGA from the coding sequence ATGCGCTTCGCCATACTCGGGCCGCTGGAGGCGAGCACGGACGAGGGCCGGGCCGTGCGCGTGCCCGAGCTCAAGGTCCGTGCGCTGCTGGCCTGCCTGCTCGCCCACCACGGCCGGGCGGTGCCCGCCGAACGGCTGATCGAGGGCCTGTGGGGGCCGCGGCAGCCGGGCAGCCCGCTGGGCGCGCTGCGGGCCCGGGTGTCGCAGCTGCGCCGGGCGCTGGAGGAGGCCGAGCCGGGTGGCAGGGAGCTGGTCGTCACCCGCCCGCCCGGCTACCTCGTCGGCGGCGACACCGACGCGCGGCGCTTCCAGGAGGCCGTCGAGCGATCGAGGGCCGCGGCCGAGCCGGGGGAGCGGGCCGCGCTGCTGGCCGAGGCCCTGTCGTGGTGGCGCGGGCCCGCGTTCGCCGACTTCGCCGACGTGCCGCTGGTGCGCGGGGCCGCGCTCCTGCTGGAGGAGCAGCGGCTGGCCGCCCTGGAGGACTACGCCGACGTACGGCTGGACCTCGGCCAGGACGCCTCGCAGGTCGGCGAGCTGACCGAGCTGGCCGCGCAGCACCCCGCGCGGGAACGGTTCCACGCGCTGCTCATGCGGGCCCTGTACCGGTCAGGCCGCCAGGCCGACGCGCTGGAGGTCTACCGGGCCCTGCGCGAACGCCTGCGTGACGACCTGGGCCTCGACCCCGGCCCCGAGCTCGTGGCGCTGCACCAGGCGATCCTGGAGCAGAGCCCCGGCCTGCGCCGGCCGCCGCGAGCCCCCGCGCCGGTGCCCGCGCGGCTGCCCCGGCCGCTCACCGGGCTCGTGGGCAGGGACGAGGCGCTGGCCGAGCTGGTGGAGCTGCCCGGCACGGCGCGGCTCGTGACGCTCACCGGTGCCGGCGGCGTGGGCAAGAGCCGGCTCGCGCTGGAGGCCGCCCACCGGCTGGCGGGCGGGTTCGGCGGCGGGGCGTACCTGGTGGAGCTGTCGGGCGTGCCCGCGGGGTCGCCGCCCGACGTGACCGACGCCGTCGCCGCGGCGCTCGGCCTGCGCGACGACGGCGGGCCGGCCGACCAGGGCGAACGCATCGCCGCGGCCCTCGCCACCCGGCGGACCCTGCTGGTGCTGGACAACTGCGAGCACGTCGTCGAGCCGGTGGCCAAGCTCGCCGAGCTGCTGCTGCGCACCGGCCCCGGGATCCGCGTCCTGGCCACCAGCAGGGAGCCGCTCGGCCTCGCCGGCGAGGTCGTGCGGCACGTGCCGCCGCTGGACGGCGCCGCGGCGGCACGGCTGTTCGTGCTGCGTGCCGCCGAGAGCGAGCCGGGCCTCGTCATGGACGCCGGGGTGGTCGAGTCGATCTGCCGCCGGCTCGACGGCATCCCGCTGGCGCTGGAGCTGGCCGCGGCCCGGGTGCGGTCCCTGGGCGTGCGGGTCCTGGCCGAACGGCTCGACGACCGCTTCCGCCTGCTGTCGGCCGGGCGCCGGGCCGGTCCCGCGCACCAGCGCACCCTCAGGGCGGCGATCGACTGGAGCTGGGAGCTGCTGACCGAGCCGGAACGCGTCGTGCTGCGCCGCCTGGCCGTACAGGCGGGCGGCTGCACGCTGGAGGCCGCGGAACGGGTGTGCGCCGTCCCCGTGCCGATCCCCGGCGGGCCGCCGGGCGACGCGGGGCCGCGGGACCTCGATCCCGCCGAGGTGGTGGATCTGCTGGGCCGGCTGGTGGACCGGTCGCTGGTGGTGCGGGCGGGGGACCGGTACCGGCTGCTGGAGTCCGTGGCGGCGTACGCGCTGGAACGGCTGCGCGCGGCCGGCGAGCACGAGCGCGTCCTGCGCTGGTACGCCACCTACTACACGGAGCTCGCCGAGTGCGCCGAGGCGTACCGGAGCGGGCCCGCCCGGCACCACTGGGTGCGCAGGCTGGACGCGGAGGCCGCCAACCTGCGCGCGGCACTGGAAGCGGCCCAGAGCCTGGACGACCCGAGCCTGGCCGCCAGGCTCACGGGCTCGCTCGGCTGGTACCGGATCCACTCCGGCCGTGCGGGCGCCTGA
- a CDS encoding ABC transporter ATP-binding protein, with amino-acid sequence MFDLSVPAVEVVDLTQRFGPVLAVDRLGLSIPAGMFYGVVGPNGAGKTTTLMAVCGLREPTSGSIRIAGHDLRTQREAALAQLGVMMDGLSLPERLTATEVLRYSAGLRGLGDGWQARARDLLEVLGLDAVPRTLIVEYSTGMRKKINLALAMLHRPRVLVLDEPFEAIDPVSAHSIEQVLKQYVDAGGTVLLSSHIMDFVERNCRRVAVVAGGRVLAEGPVEEVAAGATLHERFVELVGADPVRPLEWLA; translated from the coding sequence GTGTTCGATCTTTCCGTCCCCGCCGTCGAGGTGGTGGACCTCACCCAGCGCTTCGGCCCCGTCCTCGCCGTCGACCGGCTCGGCCTGAGCATCCCCGCTGGGATGTTCTACGGCGTCGTCGGCCCCAACGGCGCCGGCAAGACCACCACGCTGATGGCGGTGTGCGGGCTGCGGGAGCCGACGTCCGGCTCCATCAGGATCGCCGGCCACGACCTGCGCACCCAGCGGGAGGCCGCGCTGGCCCAGCTCGGCGTCATGATGGACGGGCTGTCGCTGCCCGAGCGGCTGACCGCCACCGAGGTCCTGCGCTACAGCGCCGGGCTGCGCGGGCTGGGCGACGGATGGCAGGCCCGTGCCCGTGACCTGCTGGAGGTCCTGGGGCTGGACGCGGTCCCGCGCACGCTGATCGTGGAGTACTCCACCGGCATGCGCAAGAAGATCAATCTGGCGCTGGCCATGCTGCACCGGCCCCGGGTGCTGGTGCTGGACGAGCCGTTCGAGGCGATCGACCCGGTCTCGGCCCACTCCATCGAGCAGGTGCTCAAGCAGTACGTCGACGCAGGCGGCACCGTGCTGCTGTCCAGCCACATCATGGACTTCGTGGAGCGCAACTGCCGCCGGGTGGCGGTGGTGGCCGGTGGGCGGGTGCTGGCCGAGGGGCCGGTCGAGGAGGTGGCGGCCGGGGCGACGCTGCACGAGCGGTTCGTCGAGCTGGTGGGCGCCGACCCGGTGCGCCCGCTGGAGTGGCTGGCATGA
- a CDS encoding maltokinase N-terminal cap-like domain-containing protein, whose amino-acid sequence MAVIHRTVLTPTKLELLTSWLPSRPWYHGGADGPELAKAGGFRLDDPAGEVGLEFLVVTDTSGAEPVSYLVPLTYRGAPLDGAEHALVGTMEHGVLGRRWAYDGCHDPVLVAQLVALIEGRVEAQDQNTSDTPDRDVTRSCEGPVPAGFSTATDDPEGTELPAADGAALRLHRILRPAGDGVPALPPGTLGHVAGSWRLPGGTPVRGLFAVLRTGPRS is encoded by the coding sequence ATGGCCGTCATCCACCGCACCGTCCTCACACCGACCAAGCTGGAGCTGCTCACCTCCTGGCTCCCGTCCCGGCCGTGGTACCACGGCGGCGCGGACGGGCCGGAGCTGGCCAAGGCCGGGGGCTTCCGGCTGGACGATCCCGCGGGCGAGGTCGGGCTCGAGTTCCTGGTCGTCACGGACACCTCCGGCGCCGAGCCGGTCTCCTACCTGGTGCCGCTCACGTACCGGGGCGCCCCGCTCGACGGGGCGGAGCACGCCCTCGTCGGCACCATGGAGCACGGGGTGCTGGGGCGGCGGTGGGCGTACGACGGCTGCCACGACCCGGTGCTGGTCGCCCAGCTGGTGGCACTGATCGAGGGCCGCGTCGAGGCCCAGGACCAGAACACCAGCGACACCCCCGACCGGGACGTCACCCGCTCGTGCGAGGGTCCCGTGCCGGCGGGCTTCTCCACCGCCACCGACGACCCCGAGGGCACCGAACTACCGGCGGCGGACGGGGCGGCCCTGCGGCTGCACCGGATCCTGCGTCCCGCCGGGGACGGGGTGCCCGCCCTCCCGCCGGGCACTCTCGGCCACGTCGCCGGGTCCTGGCGCCTGCCGGGCGGCACCCCCGTGCGAGGGCTGTTCGCCGTCCTGCGCACCGGCCCCCGTTCCTGA
- a CDS encoding TetR/AcrR family transcriptional regulator, which translates to MGNQDRRDRLRDAAIEVLAGQGGRGLTHRAVDGAAGVPPGTAKNYFPTRQALLRAIAERCVELYREIPTPAPLGRDGLAGMMAALLSDVAGPGRNRMLAYLELQAEASRSPWLAPLVDSIAAADFATIEQAQRSAGLPVTRQRAAAVTLALHAAIPHLLAGGSSTLAAAGLDDLDRFARDLLESVYGPPE; encoded by the coding sequence GTGGGGAACCAGGACCGGCGTGACCGGCTACGTGACGCGGCGATCGAGGTGCTGGCCGGGCAGGGCGGGCGGGGGCTGACGCACCGCGCGGTGGACGGCGCCGCCGGCGTGCCGCCGGGCACGGCGAAGAACTACTTCCCCACGCGGCAGGCGCTGCTGCGGGCGATCGCCGAGCGGTGCGTGGAGCTGTACCGGGAGATTCCCACGCCGGCGCCGCTCGGGCGGGACGGGCTGGCGGGCATGATGGCCGCGCTGCTGTCGGACGTGGCGGGGCCGGGGCGCAACCGGATGCTGGCGTACCTGGAGCTGCAGGCCGAGGCGTCCCGGTCGCCGTGGCTGGCGCCCCTCGTGGACTCGATCGCCGCCGCCGACTTCGCCACCATCGAGCAGGCCCAGCGGTCGGCCGGGCTGCCGGTCACACGGCAGCGGGCCGCCGCCGTGACGCTGGCCCTGCACGCGGCGATCCCGCACCTGCTGGCGGGCGGCTCCAGCACGCTCGCCGCCGCGGGCCTCGACGACCTGGACCGCTTCGCCCGCGACCTCCTGGAGTCGGTGTACGGCCCACCCGAGTGA
- a CDS encoding FAD-dependent oxidoreductase — translation MTGSAVVVGAGVGGLATAIGLRRAGWRVTVLDRRDTQERYGTAFGIHPTAQAALDRLGVGEAFRARALPYRDGLIRSPGGAVLARLPLERIERRAGRPELLISRPYLLDALLAALDVPVRYGSEVKDVAALAAEHDLVVGADGINSAVRAAAFGRRSRPRHIGTVAWIGIAGFETGVYGETWGRGRFFGMTPIEPGRTNWYAAVPEAATAAELRELFAGWHDPIPRVLSESDPASWIRYEIRHLYPALPAFVHGGRTALVGDAAHAMTPNLGQGACTALLDAEALTRAVAAHAAHGPDGLPAALHAYDAERRRNAQRVAFGSRTLHRVMNTRHTRLRDSLVRLIPA, via the coding sequence ATGACGGGTTCGGCGGTAGTGGTGGGTGCGGGCGTGGGCGGGCTGGCGACGGCGATCGGGCTGCGCCGCGCCGGCTGGCGGGTGACGGTCCTGGACAGGCGCGACACGCAGGAGCGCTACGGCACGGCGTTCGGCATCCACCCCACGGCACAGGCCGCGCTCGACCGGCTCGGCGTCGGCGAGGCGTTCCGCGCGCGGGCGCTGCCGTACCGGGACGGGCTGATCCGCAGCCCCGGCGGCGCGGTGCTGGCGAGGCTGCCGCTGGAGCGCATCGAGCGCCGGGCCGGCCGCCCGGAGCTGCTGATCTCGCGCCCGTACCTGCTCGACGCGCTGCTCGCGGCGCTCGACGTGCCCGTCCGCTACGGAAGCGAGGTCAAGGACGTCGCCGCGCTGGCGGCGGAGCACGACCTGGTGGTGGGCGCCGACGGCATCAACAGCGCGGTACGCGCCGCAGCGTTCGGCCGGCGCAGCCGCCCCCGCCACATCGGCACCGTCGCCTGGATCGGCATCGCCGGCTTCGAGACCGGCGTGTACGGCGAGACCTGGGGCCGCGGCCGGTTCTTCGGCATGACCCCGATCGAGCCGGGCCGCACGAACTGGTACGCCGCCGTCCCCGAGGCCGCCACGGCCGCCGAGCTGCGCGAGCTGTTCGCCGGCTGGCACGACCCGATCCCGCGCGTCCTGTCCGAGAGCGATCCCGCCTCCTGGATCCGGTACGAGATCCGCCACCTGTACCCGGCGCTGCCCGCGTTCGTCCACGGCGGCAGGACGGCCCTGGTCGGGGACGCCGCCCACGCCATGACCCCGAACCTCGGCCAGGGCGCCTGCACCGCGCTCCTCGACGCCGAGGCGCTCACCAGGGCCGTCGCCGCCCACGCCGCCCACGGCCCGGACGGCCTGCCGGCGGCCCTGCACGCGTACGACGCCGAGCGCCGCCGCAACGCCCAGCGCGTCGCCTTCGGCTCCCGCACCCTGCACCGCGTCATGAACACCCGCCACACCCGGCTACGCGACTCCCTGGTACGCCTCATCCCGGCATGA